The following proteins come from a genomic window of Ictalurus furcatus strain D&B chromosome 12, Billie_1.0, whole genome shotgun sequence:
- the LOC128616294 gene encoding zinc finger protein 420-like, with amino-acid sequence MYNCSDCGKSFTKTQHLKNHKCIHTEDKPHHCGQCGKSFICQSHLQQHQRIHTGEKPYRCSQCGNSFTRQSHLQQHERIHTGERPYYCSQCGKSFTCQSHLQQHERIHTGEKPYHCSQCGKSFTSQSNLQVHKRIHTGEKPYHCSQCGNSFTRQNHLQRHELIHTGGRPYHCSQCGKSFTQESHLQQHHRVHTGEKPYHCGQCGKSFNQEGNLRTHQRIHTGEKPYHCSQCGKSFRDQSTFHSHQQCHTGQKPYLCGHCGRSYTYARSLRQHKCSNIKPSALDTGSEDLAAAEAGAKPEELSRIDPTVVDSPLEEPMLALQLKKLDLELSRQQYQTQLLQFQTLELETKNEIKLKELELELALRNRPAPSSPASPAPALPLPVHQSSPVLELAHRGSSSVSPAGFDVSKHIALVPMFRESEVDTYFPVFERIAAMLQWPRNIWSLLLQCKFVGKAQEVCSALTLEQSLEYETVKSAVLWTYELVPEAYRQKFRKHAKTASQTYVEFAHEKSVLFDKWCATKSWLYHATIKNNVMESTNIYVDSIMENMMMSTSYIDNLREHTLSALRCSKVMGMCQDGWPEFSSCEGTLKLYWAERAFLTVQDGLLLKGTRMVIPATLRNDILSKLHEGHQGVSSSTANGMLGPFYCADSPISTEPITPQQRSRRYKGKREKECGLKMLQRRTRRRRTSRRTRRRRTSRRTRRSRIRSRTRTTHAWSQIFTKESRRRSLGKSPQTPAATGSKMYHCSDCGKSFTKTQHLKNHKCIHTEDKPHHCGQCGKSFTCQSHLQRHERIHTGEKPYHCPQCEKSFTCQSHLKQHQRIHTGEKLYHCSQCGKSFTFQSNLQVHERIHTGEKPYHCSQCGKSFTSQSNLQVHKRIHTGEKRYYCSQCGNSFTRQSHLQRHELIHTGERPYHCSQCGKSFTRETHLQQHHRIHTGEKPYHCGQCGKSFNQEGNLRIHQRIHTGEKPYHCSQCGKCFRDPSAFHSHQQCHTGQKPYLCGHCGRSYAHSRSLRIHKCSNIKPSALDT; translated from the exons ATGTACAACTGCTCAgattgtgggaagagttttactaaaACTCAACATCTTAAAAATCACAAATGCATTCACACAGAAGACAAGCCGCATcattgtggacagtgtgggaagagttttatttgtcagagtcatctccaacagcaccagcgcattcacacaggagagaagccgtatcgctgctcacagtgtggaaataGTTTTACTCGTCAAAGTCATCTCCAACaacatgagcgcattcacacaggagagaggccgtattactgctcacagtgtgggaagagttttacttgtcagagtcatctccaacaacacgagcgcattcacacaggagagaagccgtatcactgctcacagtgtgggaagagttttacttccCAGAGTAATCTCCAAGTACACAAGcgcattcacacgggagagaagccatatcactgctcacagtgtggaaataGTTTTACTCGTCAAAATCATCTCCAACGACATGagctcattcacacaggagggaggccgtatcactgctcacagtgtgggaagagttttacacaaGAAAGTCATCTCCAACAACACCACCgtgttcacacaggagagaagccgtatcactgtggacagtgtgggaagagttttaatcaagaGGGTAATCTTCGgacacaccagcgcattcacacaggagagaagccttatcactgctcacagtgtgggaaaagttttcGTGACCAGAGTACCTTCCACAGCCACCAGCAGTGTCATACAGGACAGAAGCCGTACCTCTGTGGACACTGTGGAAGGAGCTATACTTATGCACGATCATTAAGGCAACACAAGTGCTCTAACATAAAGCCATCAGCTCTTGACAC TGGTTCTGAGGATCTGGCTGCAGCGGAGGCTGGGGCCAAGCCCGAGGAACTGAGTCGCATAGATCCCACGGTAGTAGACTCTCCATTAGAGGAACCCATGCTCGCGCTGCAACTAAAGAAACTTGACCTTGAGTTAAGTCGTCAGCAGTACCAAACTCAGCTACTGCAGTTCCAAACACTGGAGCTGGAAACCAAGAATGAGATAaagctgaaggagctggagTTAGAGTTGGCACTGCGAAATAGGCCAGCTCCCAGTTCACCTGCGTCTCCTGCACCTGCGCTTCCTCTACCTGTTCATCAGTCATCGCCTGTGCTAGAGCTTGCGCATCGTGGCAGCTCGTCTGTAAGTCCTGCTGGTTTTGATGTTAGTAAACACATTGCATTAGTTCCTATGTTTAGGGAAAGTGAGGTGGACACCTATTTCCCTGTGTTTGAGCGCATTGCCGCCATGTTGCAGTGGCCTAGAAATATTTGGTCTTTATTGCTACAGTGCAAGTTTGTGGGAAAAGCTCAAGAAGTATGTTCTGCTCTAACGTTGGAACAAAGCTTGGAGTATGAAACGGTTAAATCGGCTGTGTTATGGACATATGAACTTGTCCCCGAAGCTTATCGGCAGAAATTTCGAAAGCATGCCAAAACCGCCAGCCAAACATATGTTGAGTTTGCGCATGAAAAGTCTGTGTTATTTGATAAGTGGTGCGCCACAA agagCTGGCTGTACCATGCCACCATTAAAAACAATGTCATGGAGAGCACAAATATCTATGTGGATAGCATCATGGAAAACATGATGATGAGCACTTCCTACATCGACAATCTGAGGGAGCACACGCTGTCTGCTTTAAGATGCTCCAAGGTCATGGGCATGTGTCAGGATGGGTGGCCAGAGTTCAGCTCATGTGAGGGCACCTTAAAGCTGTACTGGGCAGAGCGAGCCTTCCTCACAGTTCAAGATGGGCTTTTGTTAAAAGGGACAAGGATGGTCATCCCAGCAACCCTAAGAAATGACATCCTCAGCAAGCTGCACGAGGGGCATCAAGGTGTG TCCAGTTCAACTGCTAATGGGATGCTAGGACCGTTCTACTGTGCTGACTCTCCCATCTCTACTGAACCCATCACTCCCCAACAGCGCAGCAGGCGTtacaaaggaaaaagagagaaggagtgcGGACTTAAAATGCTTCA aagaagaacaaggagGAGAAGAACAAGTAGAAGAACAAGGAGGAGAAGAACAAGTAGAAGAACAAGGAGGAGTAGAATAAGAAGTAGAACAAGAACAACACACGCTTGGAGTCAGATCTTCACTAAAG AGTCCAGACGCCGCTCTTTAGGAAAATCTCCACAGACTCCTGCTGCTACTGGCTCAAAG ATGTACCACTGCTCAgattgtgggaagagttttactaaaACTCAACATCTTAAAAATCACAAGTGCATTCACACAGAAGACAAGCCgcatcactgtggacagtgtgggaagagttttacttgtcagagtcatctccaacgacacgagcgcattcacacaggagaaaagccgtatcactgcccacagtgtgagaagagttttacttgtcaGAGTCATCTCaaacaacaccagcgcattcacacaggagaaaagctgtatcactgctcacagtgtgggaagagttttactttcCAGAGTAATCTCCAAGtacatgagcgcattcacacaggagagaagccgtatcactgctcacagtgtgggaagagttttacttccCAGAGTAATCTCCAAGTACacaagcgcattcacacaggagagaagcggTACTACTGCTCCCAGTGTGGAAATAGTTTTACTCGTCAGAGTCATCTCCAACGACATGAGCtcattcacacgggagagaggccgtatcactgctcacagtgtgggaagagttttacacgAGAAACTCATCTCCAACAACACCACcgtattcacacaggagagaagccgtatcactgtggacagtgtgggaagagttttaatcaagaGGGTAATCTTCGgatacaccagcgcattcacacgggagagaagccttatcactgctcacagtgtgggaaatgTTTTCGTGACCCAAGTGCCTTCCACAGCCACCAGCAGTGTCATACAGGACAGAAGCCGTACCTCTGTGGACACTGTGGGCGGAGCTATGCTCATTCAAGATCATTAAGGATACACAAGTGCTCTAACATAAAGCCATCAGCCCTTGACACGTGA